In Deltaproteobacteria bacterium GWC2_55_46, a single window of DNA contains:
- the porA gene encoding pyruvate ferredoxin oxidoreductase, which yields MAITATKGQVGLTGNTAVAYAMKQINPDVCAAYPITPSTQIVEDFSGYVADGEVTTELVTVESEHSAMSACIGASAAGARVMTATSSQGLALMWEMLYIASGMRLPIVLTNVNRALSAPINIHCDHSDSMGARDSGWVQLYSETVQEAYDNIFMAVRIAEHEKVLLPTMVCLDGFITSHAIENISLLDDQEVSQFIGEYKARTTLLDTDNPVTLGAMTLQDVYMDFKHQQSEAMVRAKDAAIEVMKDFGKRFGREYGLFESYMLDDAEAVIVVLNSAAGTTKVAVDELRKKGKKVGALRPRVFRPFPWKEIAEALAGKKAVAVLDRADSMNAFGGPVWNEVRSALYDAEARPKMMNRIYGLGGRDYKVKDAIAVFEELLKTAETGKVETLVKYITL from the coding sequence ATGGCTATAACAGCGACTAAGGGCCAGGTAGGGCTCACTGGTAATACGGCCGTAGCCTATGCCATGAAGCAGATAAACCCTGACGTATGCGCTGCCTACCCGATTACCCCGTCCACCCAGATAGTGGAGGACTTCTCGGGCTACGTGGCTGATGGAGAGGTGACGACCGAGCTTGTGACCGTCGAGAGCGAGCATTCGGCGATGAGCGCCTGCATAGGGGCCTCAGCCGCCGGGGCGAGGGTGATGACCGCCACGTCTTCACAGGGGCTGGCCCTCATGTGGGAGATGCTCTACATAGCCTCCGGCATGAGGCTTCCCATAGTGCTCACGAACGTCAACAGGGCCCTTTCAGCGCCCATAAACATCCACTGCGACCATTCTGATTCGATGGGCGCGAGGGACTCTGGCTGGGTCCAGTTATATTCCGAGACCGTCCAGGAGGCCTATGACAACATATTCATGGCCGTGAGGATAGCCGAGCACGAGAAGGTGCTACTGCCCACGATGGTATGCCTCGACGGCTTCATCACAAGCCACGCCATCGAGAACATCTCGCTTCTGGACGACCAGGAGGTAAGCCAGTTCATAGGCGAGTACAAGGCCAGGACAACGCTCCTTGATACCGACAACCCGGTCACCCTCGGCGCGATGACCCTGCAGGACGTATACATGGACTTCAAGCACCAGCAGTCGGAGGCCATGGTAAGGGCAAAGGACGCGGCCATAGAGGTGATGAAGGATTTCGGCAAGAGGTTCGGAAGGGAGTACGGCCTCTTCGAGTCCTACATGCTCGATGACGCGGAAGCGGTCATAGTGGTCCTTAACTCGGCCGCGGGGACGACAAAGGTGGCCGTGGACGAGCTCAGGAAGAAGGGCAAGAAGGTAGGCGCGCTCCGGCCCAGGGTCTTCAGGCCGTTCCCCTGGAAGGAGATAGCGGAGGCCCTTGCGGGCAAGAAGGCGGTAGCGGTCCTTGACAGGGCCGATTCGATGAACGCCTTTGGCGGTCCTGTCTGGAACGAGGTGCGCTCCGCCCTTTATGACGCGGAGGCGCGCCCGAAGATGATGAACAGGATATACGGCCTCGGCGGAAGGGACTACAAGGTGAAGGACGCCATCGCCGTATTCGAGGAGCTTCTCAAGACAGCCGAGACCGGCAAGGTAGAGACACTGGTCAAGTACATAACCCTGTAA
- a CDS encoding recombination protein RecR: MQYAEPINNLIRAISRLPGIGEKTATRLALFILNADKEYAAGLADAIASVKEKVSLCPVCMTFSDAATCRICADEQRDPSTVCVVSDYKDMTALESMGAYRGRYHILHGNLAPLKGVGPDEIRIRELVARVEAGGVNEVILATGFDSEGEATSAYLARLLKPYGVMVTRLASGIPVGSYVEFMDGATLGRALDGRREV, translated from the coding sequence ATGCAGTACGCGGAGCCGATAAATAACCTTATCAGGGCTATTTCAAGGCTCCCTGGCATAGGCGAGAAGACCGCCACGAGGCTGGCTCTTTTCATCCTCAACGCCGACAAGGAGTACGCGGCCGGGCTTGCCGATGCCATAGCTTCGGTCAAGGAGAAGGTATCGCTCTGTCCGGTGTGCATGACGTTTTCGGATGCAGCCACGTGCAGGATATGCGCGGACGAGCAGAGGGACCCTTCGACGGTCTGCGTGGTCTCGGACTACAAGGACATGACCGCGCTCGAGTCGATGGGCGCTTACAGGGGCAGGTACCACATACTCCACGGCAACCTGGCCCCGCTTAAAGGCGTCGGGCCTGACGAGATAAGGATACGTGAGCTTGTGGCGAGGGTCGAGGCTGGAGGCGTGAACGAGGTAATACTCGCAACCGGCTTCGATTCGGAAGGCGAGGCCACCTCGGCCTACCTGGCAAGGCTCCTTAAGCCTTATGGCGTAATGGTCACGCGCCTTGCCTCCGGCATACCGGTCGGCAGCTACGTGGAGTTCATGGACGGGGCGACCCTCGGCAGGGCGCTCGATGGGAGACGGGAAGTGTAA
- a CDS encoding NGG1p interacting factor NIF3, translated as MKIKEIYEKAIKRGMALDPRGAGEVGSVLEDAKKDYDDLKDKERKWFDSERLRNPYADSRMLYGDPEKEVRRALVGIDIEVGEVVLADRLRESGRPIDLIIAHHPEGSAMAKLYEVMDMQSGILLKYGVPINVAEDIMEERIKEVERRLMPTNHTRAVDAARLLDIPLMCLHTPADNAVTDYLQRFFDESKPHCVSDVVKILKDIPEYISSMEELFMAPKVVTGSDKRRAGKVFVDMTGGTGGSKRVFEKLAVSGVGTVVGMHISEEHRKEAAKHHINVVIAGHISSDNIGMNLLLDNILDGVEVVAASGFRRIART; from the coding sequence ATGAAGATAAAAGAGATATATGAGAAGGCGATTAAGAGGGGGATGGCGCTCGACCCGAGGGGGGCTGGAGAGGTCGGCAGCGTTCTTGAGGACGCCAAGAAGGACTACGACGACCTGAAGGATAAGGAGCGCAAGTGGTTCGACTCCGAACGGCTCAGGAACCCGTACGCTGACTCTCGTATGCTTTACGGAGACCCTGAAAAAGAGGTCAGGAGGGCCCTCGTCGGCATAGATATCGAGGTAGGGGAAGTGGTCCTTGCCGACAGGCTCCGCGAAAGCGGAAGGCCCATCGACCTTATAATAGCCCACCACCCCGAAGGCAGCGCCATGGCAAAGCTCTACGAGGTCATGGACATGCAGTCGGGCATACTCCTTAAGTACGGGGTGCCCATAAACGTAGCCGAAGACATAATGGAAGAGCGCATAAAGGAAGTGGAAAGGCGGCTCATGCCTACTAACCATACCAGGGCGGTCGACGCGGCGCGCCTCCTGGATATACCCCTCATGTGCCTCCATACGCCGGCGGACAACGCCGTGACGGATTATCTGCAGAGGTTTTTTGACGAATCAAAGCCCCACTGCGTCTCCGACGTTGTAAAGATATTGAAGGACATACCCGAGTACATCTCCTCGATGGAAGAGCTCTTCATGGCGCCAAAGGTGGTCACAGGCTCTGACAAGAGGAGGGCCGGCAAGGTCTTCGTCGACATGACCGGGGGGACAGGCGGGTCGAAAAGGGTCTTTGAGAAGCTGGCCGTATCCGGCGTGGGCACGGTGGTCGGCATGCACATAAGCGAGGAGCACAGGAAAGAGGCCGCGAAGCACCACATTAACGTGGTCATAGCGGGCCACATCTCGAGCGACAACATCGGGATGAACCTGCTCCTCGATAATATCCTCGACGGCGTGGAGGTCGTTGCGGCCTCCGGGTTCAGGAGGATAGCCAGGACCTGA
- a CDS encoding histidine--tRNA ligase, translating to MSITAVKGFNDILPGDTELWRHIEETAYYLFRAYGFSEIRLPIVEKTELFLRSIGETTDIVEKEMYTFADRHGDSITLRPEGTAPAVRAYIEHKLYTSAVTRLYYTGPMFRYERPQKGRYRQFYQIGAEVFGEASPRADAESLVMLMKLFERLGVMGATLQINSLGCAECRPAYKEKLYNYLKGKAGSLCENCLRRIDTNPLRALDCKVPGCIEATKDAPSIVESLCAPCKEHFDRVEYFLGLTGITPVVNPRMVRGLDYYTRTTFEVTADTGLGSQNTVAAGGRYDNLVSELGGPATPCFGFALGIERLALIMQGRAPKEPVTVFIAMGDEAERKGVELVAAWRRAGIRVIEEFSAGGLKGRMKRADRLGADYVVILGENELASGVISVKDMKKAEQATVAWDRALEIISAQK from the coding sequence ATGAGCATAACGGCCGTAAAGGGCTTTAACGACATACTCCCCGGCGATACCGAGCTCTGGAGGCATATAGAGGAGACGGCCTATTATCTCTTCCGCGCCTACGGCTTCTCGGAGATAAGGCTTCCGATAGTCGAAAAGACCGAGCTATTCCTCCGTTCCATAGGAGAGACGACCGATATCGTCGAGAAGGAGATGTATACATTCGCGGACAGGCACGGGGACTCTATTACCCTGAGGCCCGAGGGCACGGCCCCGGCGGTGCGCGCCTACATCGAGCACAAGCTCTATACATCGGCCGTGACAAGGCTGTACTATACCGGTCCCATGTTCCGTTACGAGCGTCCGCAGAAGGGGCGCTACCGCCAGTTCTATCAGATCGGGGCCGAGGTCTTCGGCGAGGCGAGCCCGAGGGCGGACGCCGAATCCCTTGTCATGCTCATGAAGCTTTTCGAGCGGCTTGGCGTTATGGGCGCCACCCTCCAGATAAACTCCCTCGGTTGCGCCGAGTGCAGGCCCGCATATAAGGAAAAGCTATATAATTATCTAAAGGGGAAGGCGGGGAGCCTCTGCGAGAATTGCCTCCGGAGGATAGACACAAACCCGCTCCGCGCGCTTGACTGCAAGGTCCCTGGCTGCATAGAGGCAACAAAGGACGCCCCGTCCATAGTCGAATCGCTTTGCGCCCCGTGCAAAGAGCATTTTGACAGGGTAGAATACTTCCTTGGGCTAACAGGCATAACCCCCGTTGTGAACCCGAGGATGGTCCGCGGTCTCGATTATTATACAAGGACCACCTTCGAGGTAACCGCCGACACCGGTCTCGGCTCGCAGAACACGGTTGCCGCGGGCGGAAGGTACGATAACCTCGTATCAGAGCTTGGCGGGCCGGCAACACCCTGCTTCGGCTTCGCGCTCGGCATCGAACGGCTCGCCCTCATAATGCAGGGAAGAGCGCCGAAAGAGCCGGTCACCGTCTTTATAGCGATGGGCGATGAGGCCGAGCGAAAGGGCGTAGAGCTTGTGGCTGCGTGGAGAAGGGCCGGGATAAGGGTCATAGAGGAGTTCTCCGCCGGGGGGCTGAAGGGGAGGATGAAGAGGGCCGACAGGCTCGGGGCCGACTACGTCGTCATACTCGGAGAAAACGAACTGGCCTCAGGGGTCATAAGCGTAAAGGACATGAAGAAGGCCGAGCAGGCAACGGTCGCCTGGGACAGGGCCCTTGAGATCATCTCCGCGCAGAAATAA
- a CDS encoding dynein regulation protein LC7, whose protein sequence is MPQSSFVMFDEEYREITAVIEKLLREANAKCVYLVDKDGQLIASSGATKDIDATSLASLTAGNIAATGGLAKLIGEKEFSILFHEGEKDNLHISVVEQRVILVVIFDKSSSLGLVRLRVRKASEELGKSIQKLMARMAGGAEKESLLEEISDEDIERLFH, encoded by the coding sequence ATGCCTCAAAGCTCTTTTGTCATGTTCGATGAGGAGTACAGGGAGATCACCGCTGTAATAGAGAAGCTCCTCAGGGAAGCAAACGCCAAGTGCGTCTATCTCGTTGACAAGGACGGGCAGTTGATCGCCTCAAGCGGCGCGACGAAGGACATAGACGCGACGTCACTCGCGTCCCTTACCGCCGGGAACATAGCCGCCACAGGGGGGCTCGCCAAGCTCATAGGGGAGAAGGAGTTCTCTATCCTCTTCCATGAGGGGGAGAAGGACAACCTGCATATCTCCGTAGTCGAGCAGCGGGTAATACTCGTCGTGATATTCGACAAGAGCTCCTCTCTGGGGCTTGTAAGGCTCAGGGTCCGCAAGGCGAGTGAGGAGCTTGGAAAGAGCATACAGAAGCTCATGGCAAGGATGGCCGGGGGCGCGGAGAAGGAAAGCCTCCTTGAGGAGATATCAGACGAGGACATAGAAAGGCTCTTCCATTAA
- a CDS encoding pyruvate ferredoxin oxidoreductase (catalyzes the formation of acetyl-CoA from pyruvate and coenzyme A), translating to MATLKDLSRQDELFTGGHRLCAGCGIPPIVRLILRAANGPVVATTATGCLEVGTTIYPYTAWRIPWIHSAFENAGATISGIEAAYKAIKRRGKLPGGDKDIKFVAFGGDGGTYDIGLQALSGALERGQNFLYVCYDNGAYMNTGVQRSSATPSFSSTTTSPAGEVIPGKLQMRKDLTRIVVAHNVPYAAQASPHNWADLSRKAEKALSMQGPTFMNVMSPCPLGWYTKPEDSMKLAKLSVDTCSWPLYEVENGVLKITYKPKEKKPIADWLKPQGRFKHLFKPENAHLLEEYQKMIDSEWERLLALEGKRL from the coding sequence ATGGCGACTTTAAAGGATCTTTCAAGGCAGGATGAGCTCTTCACCGGCGGGCACAGGCTCTGCGCCGGATGCGGTATCCCGCCCATAGTAAGGCTCATCCTCCGGGCCGCAAATGGCCCGGTCGTGGCAACGACAGCCACTGGGTGCCTCGAGGTCGGCACTACGATCTATCCATATACCGCCTGGCGGATACCGTGGATACATTCGGCCTTCGAGAACGCCGGGGCCACCATAAGCGGGATAGAGGCCGCTTATAAGGCGATCAAGAGAAGGGGCAAGCTCCCCGGCGGCGACAAGGACATAAAGTTCGTCGCCTTCGGAGGCGACGGTGGCACGTACGACATAGGGCTGCAGGCCCTTTCCGGGGCACTGGAGCGCGGCCAGAACTTTCTCTACGTCTGCTATGACAACGGCGCGTACATGAATACAGGCGTACAGCGCTCGAGCGCCACTCCGTCCTTTTCCAGCACGACTACCTCTCCTGCGGGCGAGGTCATCCCGGGCAAGCTCCAGATGAGAAAGGACCTCACCAGGATAGTCGTCGCGCACAACGTCCCCTACGCGGCGCAGGCCAGCCCGCACAACTGGGCGGACCTTTCCAGAAAGGCCGAGAAGGCCCTCAGCATGCAGGGGCCGACCTTCATGAACGTGATGTCCCCCTGTCCGCTCGGCTGGTATACGAAGCCGGAGGACTCGATGAAGCTGGCGAAGCTTTCGGTGGATACCTGCAGCTGGCCGCTTTATGAGGTCGAGAACGGGGTCTTGAAGATAACCTACAAGCCCAAGGAGAAAAAGCCCATCGCGGACTGGCTCAAGCCACAGGGCAGGTTCAAGCACCTTTTCAAGCCTGAGAACGCGCACCTTCTCGAGGAGTACCAGAAGATGATCGACTCTGAGTGGGAGAGGCTCCTCGCGCTCGAAGGCAAGCGCCTCTAA
- a CDS encoding acetate--CoA ligase has protein sequence MQKEKTRESIDVLLHERRLFPPPPDIMQRAHIKGAEEYERLYKESIEDPDGFWDRMGGILDWTKKWEKVSVWDFRKPSIKWYLDGKLNASYNCIDRHLGTWRRNKAAIIWEGDDGSYRTFTYQQLSFEVNRFANVLNAKGVVKGDRVTIYLPMIPELAISVLACARIGAIHSVVFGGFSPSSLRDRIQDSSSKLVITSDQGLRGGKPVPMKENADAAAAECPAVEKVIVVKRTGGPVSMKEGRDSWWHDEMKAPGITGFCEPQEMDSEDPLFILYTSGSTGKPKGVLHTTGGYLVYSALTFKWIFDYREEDIHFCTADIGWVTGHSYILYGPLACGATTLMFEGIPTYPDPGRFWQIVEKHRVNIFYTAPTAIRALMRSGPEWAERYDLTSLRVLGSVGEPINPEAWIWYHTHIGKGCLPIVDTWWQTETGGILISPLPGATTLKPGSATRPFFGIAPKILKDDGSPAQVNEGGYLVIEKPWPGMLRGTYGDPENRRIKEVYFSRFPGYYMTGDGARMDEDGDYWLMGRIDDVLNVSGHRLGTAEIESALVSNDSVAEAAVVGFPHDVKGEGIYAFVVLKEGVEVSSELTRQMEEHVKTEISPIAKPDKIHFAAGLPKTRSGKIMRRILRKIAQGATEDLGDTSTLADPSIVDTLVKDKL, from the coding sequence ATGCAGAAAGAAAAGACAAGGGAGTCGATAGATGTCCTTTTGCATGAGAGAAGGCTTTTCCCACCTCCACCTGACATCATGCAACGGGCGCATATCAAGGGGGCCGAGGAGTACGAAAGGCTCTACAAGGAGTCTATAGAAGACCCGGACGGCTTCTGGGACCGCATGGGTGGTATTCTCGACTGGACGAAGAAGTGGGAGAAGGTCTCCGTTTGGGACTTCAGAAAGCCTTCCATAAAATGGTACCTTGACGGCAAGCTCAACGCCTCTTATAACTGCATAGACCGCCACCTGGGCACATGGAGGAGGAACAAGGCCGCGATCATCTGGGAGGGCGACGACGGCTCCTATCGGACGTTCACCTACCAGCAGCTCTCCTTTGAAGTCAACCGCTTCGCCAACGTCCTCAATGCAAAGGGCGTTGTAAAGGGCGACAGGGTCACCATCTACCTTCCCATGATACCGGAGCTCGCGATATCGGTCCTCGCCTGCGCGCGGATCGGCGCCATCCACAGCGTCGTATTCGGCGGCTTCAGCCCGTCTTCACTGAGGGACAGGATACAGGACTCATCTTCAAAGCTCGTCATCACCTCCGACCAGGGCTTAAGGGGAGGCAAACCCGTCCCGATGAAAGAGAACGCGGACGCGGCGGCAGCCGAGTGCCCTGCTGTCGAGAAGGTCATAGTGGTAAAAAGGACAGGCGGCCCGGTATCGATGAAAGAGGGCAGGGACAGCTGGTGGCATGACGAGATGAAGGCGCCCGGGATAACCGGTTTCTGCGAGCCTCAGGAGATGGACTCAGAGGACCCTCTCTTTATCCTCTACACGAGCGGCTCTACAGGAAAGCCAAAGGGCGTCCTTCATACAACTGGCGGGTATCTCGTCTACTCCGCCCTTACCTTCAAATGGATATTCGATTACAGGGAAGAGGATATCCACTTCTGCACCGCTGACATAGGCTGGGTCACCGGCCATAGCTACATACTCTACGGCCCGCTCGCCTGCGGGGCGACCACCCTCATGTTCGAGGGCATCCCGACATATCCCGACCCGGGCAGGTTCTGGCAGATAGTCGAGAAGCACCGGGTCAATATATTCTATACCGCGCCTACGGCGATAAGGGCCCTTATGAGGAGCGGCCCCGAGTGGGCCGAAAGGTACGACCTTACGAGCCTCCGCGTACTGGGCTCTGTCGGCGAGCCGATAAACCCTGAGGCCTGGATCTGGTACCATACCCACATAGGCAAGGGGTGCCTCCCCATAGTCGACACATGGTGGCAGACCGAGACCGGGGGCATACTCATCTCGCCTCTTCCCGGGGCGACCACTTTAAAGCCGGGCTCGGCGACAAGGCCGTTCTTCGGGATAGCGCCAAAGATATTGAAAGACGACGGCAGCCCTGCCCAGGTGAACGAAGGCGGCTATCTCGTCATCGAGAAGCCCTGGCCCGGCATGCTGCGGGGCACCTACGGCGACCCTGAGAACAGGCGGATAAAAGAGGTCTACTTCAGCCGTTTCCCCGGATATTACATGACCGGCGACGGCGCGAGGATGGACGAGGACGGGGACTACTGGCTCATGGGGAGGATCGACGACGTCCTGAACGTCTCCGGCCACAGGCTCGGCACGGCCGAGATAGAGAGCGCCCTCGTATCGAACGACTCGGTCGCCGAAGCGGCCGTGGTTGGCTTTCCCCATGACGTAAAGGGCGAAGGAATATACGCCTTCGTGGTATTGAAGGAAGGGGTAGAGGTATCTTCAGAGCTTACGAGGCAGATGGAAGAGCACGTAAAGACCGAGATAAGCCCGATAGCCAAGCCTGACAAGATACACTTCGCCGCGGGACTGCCGAAGACGAGGAGCGGCAAGATAATGAGGAGGATACTCCGCAAGATCGCCCAGGGCGCCACAGAGGACCTGGGGGACACATCGACCCTTGCCGACCCATCGATAGTCGACACCCTCGTCAAAGACAAGCTCTGA
- a CDS encoding aspartyl-tRNA amidotransferase — MSLREQVTKDMAVALKAGEKARLSTLRMLMSAIKYKEVDAKHQLDDEEVISVISTLIKQRHDSIDQFRKGGREDLVDKETKEVEVLKGYLPPQLSEEEVRNIITKAAAETGATGQKDMGKLMKAVMPQVKGKADGKLVNEIVKEVLGA; from the coding sequence GTGAGCTTGAGAGAGCAGGTTACGAAGGACATGGCCGTTGCGCTTAAGGCGGGGGAGAAGGCGAGGCTCTCAACTTTGAGGATGCTCATGAGCGCCATCAAGTACAAGGAGGTCGACGCCAAGCACCAGCTCGACGACGAGGAGGTCATCTCCGTCATATCGACCCTCATCAAGCAACGGCATGACTCCATCGACCAGTTCAGGAAGGGCGGCAGGGAAGACCTCGTGGACAAGGAGACGAAAGAGGTCGAGGTCTTGAAGGGCTATCTGCCTCCGCAGCTTTCAGAGGAAGAGGTCAGGAATATAATAACGAAGGCTGCCGCTGAAACGGGCGCCACGGGACAGAAGGACATGGGCAAGCTCATGAAGGCAGTCATGCCGCAGGTAAAGGGCAAGGCTGATGGCAAGCTCGTGAATGAGATAGTCAAAGAAGTACTGGGGGCCTGA
- a CDS encoding gliding-motility protein MglA, which translates to MSFINYSSREINCKIVYYGPGLCGKTTNLQYIYRKTRPEAKGKMITLATETERTLFFDFLPLALGDIKGFKTRFHLYTVPGQIFYDASRKLILKGVDGIVYVADSQVERMDANIESFENMKINLEEQGYSLPQVPYVVQYNKRDLPNVVPVAELKKVLNPEAVPDFEAVASVGTGVFETLKAVVKLVLIELKKST; encoded by the coding sequence ATGTCGTTCATAAATTACTCGTCCAGGGAAATAAACTGCAAGATCGTGTACTACGGGCCGGGCCTTTGCGGCAAGACCACGAACCTGCAGTACATCTACAGGAAGACCAGGCCCGAGGCCAAGGGCAAGATGATTACCCTTGCCACCGAGACCGAACGGACCCTCTTCTTCGACTTCCTGCCACTTGCCCTTGGCGATATCAAGGGCTTCAAGACCAGGTTCCACCTCTACACAGTACCGGGGCAGATATTCTACGACGCCTCCAGAAAGCTCATCTTGAAGGGGGTGGACGGGATAGTCTACGTCGCCGACTCGCAGGTGGAGAGGATGGACGCGAATATCGAAAGCTTCGAGAACATGAAGATAAACCTGGAGGAGCAGGGCTACAGCCTCCCCCAGGTGCCATACGTGGTCCAGTACAATAAAAGGGACCTTCCAAACGTCGTCCCGGTCGCCGAGCTTAAGAAGGTCTTGAACCCTGAGGCCGTGCCTGACTTCGAGGCCGTGGCAAGCGTTGGGACTGGCGTATTCGAAACGCTCAAGGCCGTGGTGAAGCTCGTCCTTATCGAGCTTAAGAAGAGCACATAA
- a CDS encoding 30S ribosomal protein S21, whose amino-acid sequence MSEVKVYDDQLEKALKILKRKLAQDGTFKEIKKRRFYEKPSVKKKRKRQEAAKRRAKASKKSARRVQE is encoded by the coding sequence TTGTCAGAGGTAAAGGTATATGACGACCAGCTTGAGAAGGCGCTAAAGATCCTCAAGCGTAAACTCGCCCAGGACGGGACCTTCAAGGAGATAAAGAAGAGAAGGTTCTATGAAAAGCCGAGCGTAAAGAAGAAGAGAAAGCGCCAGGAGGCGGCAAAGCGTCGCGCCAAGGCGTCTAAAAAGAGCGCCAGAAGGGTTCAGGAGTAA
- a CDS encoding DNA primase translates to MTIPKDKIEEVRERASIVQVISDYMPLTKRGHNHVGLCPFHSEKSPSFTVSEQKKIFYCFGCNATGNVITFIMKKEGLTFPEAVRSIARRYGITINEFRKEASDDREGLYAALKAASEYFMAELRTPHGETAREYLKGRGMTGVIAREFKVGFAPNRWDGLVNYLRKNGVSTDTAERAGLIIKRDNSPGFYDRFRNRVVFPITDMRGRVIGFGGRTLDDKVQPKYLNSPESPVFKKGETLYGLSQAKEPIAKEGSVTVVEGYFDLVALHKHGFTNSVATMGTALTPEHIRILKGYATTIYALFDADEAGRSAAIRGLNLFLNEDVSCRAVLLDKGKDPDEFLKLSGPEALREAIKEAPTLMEFYLGNLRGKLNLTAPEGKKKYFGESLAYLSRITDIAERGHYASIVASTLGIGVESVYEALKSPKEGKGLKVRGVATTGNSRPEVIVLRVLVKHPALYSPEAQAAIESFIDPELKEAGRIISCLCREGKGISGTGLLDGVEDPGLKGRMAEMLLREDDGFVEEPERMLQDSIKRVLNRGNIKPSTQEFTRESIKLLEQMGRSEVALEIKKRLEIGSQGKRH, encoded by the coding sequence ATGACCATACCGAAGGACAAGATAGAAGAGGTCAGGGAACGCGCCAGCATCGTCCAGGTGATATCCGACTATATGCCCCTTACGAAAAGGGGGCATAACCACGTGGGCCTGTGCCCGTTCCATTCCGAGAAGAGCCCTTCTTTTACGGTAAGCGAGCAGAAGAAGATATTTTATTGCTTCGGCTGCAACGCCACAGGCAATGTCATCACCTTTATCATGAAAAAAGAGGGGCTCACCTTCCCGGAGGCTGTCCGCTCTATCGCCCGCAGGTACGGGATAACCATAAACGAGTTCAGAAAAGAGGCCTCCGACGACAGGGAGGGGCTTTACGCCGCGCTCAAGGCGGCCTCCGAGTATTTTATGGCGGAGCTCAGGACGCCGCACGGCGAAACGGCGAGGGAGTATTTGAAGGGCAGGGGCATGACAGGGGTGATCGCCAGGGAGTTCAAGGTGGGCTTCGCCCCCAACAGGTGGGACGGGCTCGTGAACTACCTCAGGAAGAATGGCGTAAGCACCGATACCGCGGAGCGCGCGGGGCTTATAATAAAGAGGGATAATTCCCCAGGCTTTTACGACAGGTTCAGGAACAGGGTCGTATTCCCGATAACGGACATGAGGGGCAGGGTCATAGGTTTCGGTGGCAGGACCCTCGATGACAAGGTACAGCCAAAGTACTTGAACTCCCCCGAATCCCCGGTATTCAAAAAAGGGGAGACGCTCTATGGCCTCTCCCAGGCAAAGGAGCCTATAGCCAAAGAGGGCTCCGTCACGGTGGTCGAAGGGTACTTTGACCTTGTCGCCCTCCATAAGCACGGGTTTACGAACAGTGTAGCTACGATGGGCACGGCATTGACACCAGAGCACATAAGGATCCTTAAGGGCTATGCCACCACCATTTATGCCCTCTTCGACGCTGACGAGGCCGGCAGGAGCGCGGCTATAAGGGGCTTGAACCTGTTTTTGAACGAGGACGTTTCCTGCAGGGCCGTACTGCTCGACAAGGGCAAGGACCCGGACGAGTTCCTGAAGCTTTCAGGCCCCGAGGCCTTGAGGGAGGCGATAAAAGAGGCGCCGACTCTTATGGAGTTCTACCTTGGGAATCTAAGGGGGAAGCTCAACCTTACCGCACCTGAAGGGAAAAAGAAGTACTTCGGGGAATCGCTCGCCTATCTTTCGAGGATAACGGACATAGCTGAGCGCGGCCATTACGCATCTATCGTAGCGTCGACCCTTGGCATAGGGGTCGAATCCGTCTATGAGGCGTTGAAGTCGCCCAAAGAGGGGAAGGGGCTTAAGGTCAGGGGTGTGGCCACAACAGGGAACTCACGGCCGGAGGTCATCGTGCTGAGGGTGCTTGTCAAGCATCCAGCCCTCTATAGCCCTGAGGCCCAGGCCGCCATCGAGTCTTTCATCGACCCGGAGCTTAAGGAGGCCGGAAGGATCATCTCTTGTCTCTGCCGCGAGGGGAAGGGCATCTCAGGCACAGGCCTCCTTGACGGCGTTGAAGACCCGGGCCTTAAGGGGCGCATGGCCGAGATGCTGTTGAGAGAGGATGACGGCTTTGTGGAGGAGCCTGAAAGGATGCTCCAGGACAGCATAAAAAGGGTCTTGAACAGGGGGAATATCAAACCCTCCACCCAGGAGTTCACGCGTGAGAGCATAAAACTTCTGGAACAGATGGGAAGGTCGGAAGTGGCTTTGGAGATAAAAAAGAGGCTTGAGATTGGGTCCCAGGGCAAAAGACACTGA